Genomic segment of Gloeocapsa sp. PCC 7428:
GCTCAACTCCTGGTAAACTAAAAACTGATTTCTCTGGATTAAAAGCCAAAACCAAGACAGCACTATTAAGGCGCGTTTGCGGAACCTTCCAATTAGCCGTTTCAGCATACAAAGGTACAGCCGATTCAACACCAGCAAAACTCATTGCTTGATACAACCGACTGCGCGGAAAAGTTGAGAGATTAACAATATTTTGTGCTTGCGGACTCAACAAAACCAAATCAGCCCGCATACTGCGATGCATTCGCGTATTACTATCATAAAGCGCAGCCTGAAAACCCATTTGCAAAAACATCAACATATCAGCAAAAGCAATTCCCGCCATTGCAATCAACAGCCGCGTTCTTTCACGACTCACCTGCCACCAAGCCAACGGAGTTTTACGTTTCATTTGCTATACAACGCTCCTAAACTGCTTGCGAACGTCTCTTTGTTATCTCTTTTCTTTACGCACTTTGTGCCCTTGGTGGTTCGTTACTCAAAGCTCAATCACAGTCTTCACCTGCAAATTAGTCAAACCAGCAACTCGCCGACTAGCATCAGGATCGAGACGAACTTTCACTTCAACAACTCGCGAATCAATATTTGCCGTTGGATCGGTATCTAAAACATCCTTCTTACCAATTTCTAGACCAATTTCATCAACTTTTCCCTGCAATTGTCCAGCAAAAGCACTACTAGTAATTGTTACCATTTGACCTAAACGAACTTTTTGAATATCGCTTTCATAAACTTCAGCAACAACATACATTTGCTCAGTTTGTCCAATATCAACAATTCCATCATTACCAACAATTTCACCCGCCCAAGAATGAACATTCATGATTTGTCCATCGCGAGGCGATCGCACATACGCTAAATCTAAATTTGCCTGCGCTTGCTTCACTGCAACAACCGCACTATCAACCTCGGCTTGCGCTGCTGCAACATCTACAGGACGAACTTCAGCGATGCGATCTAATGTTGCTTTCGCTTCATCAACTTGTTCTTGTCTACTTCTTGTAATGCGATTCAAATTTGCTTGTGCTTCATTGAGTTGTTGCTGTACAGTTTGTAGAGTTAATCTTTTGCTATCGCGTTCAGATGTAGAAATTGCCCCTTCTTGATATAATTTTTGATATCGCTGATATTCAAGCTGAGCATTACTAACCTCGGCTTCTAATCGTGCAACTGTTGCTTGTTGTGCTTTAGTTTCTTCCTGCTTTTCAACTTCAATGCGTGCGATCGCTGCGGTTTGTGCATTAATTTCTCCAGATTTTGCACCCGCTTTAACTTGTGCTAAACGTGTTTGGGCAACTTTCACTTGTTGCTGCGCTTGTTCTAACGCTGTCAGGAGGCGAACGCGACTATCTAAAATTGCGACAACTTGTCCTTGACGAACTTTATCTCCTCGTTTCACCAGCAATTCATCAACACGGCTACCTTCGGATGAAACGGGTGCAGATAGCTGAATCACTTCTTGGTATGGTTCCAAACGCCCTAATGCTGTAATTACTTGTACTTGCGGTACGCTAACCGTAGGAGTAGGTGCAGCGCTTTGCCTAATCTGGAAACGCGAAACACCGTAGAGAATTCCGCCTGTAGTTACCGCACCGATAACCGCTAGAATAGTAACCCGCCGAAATACTGGTTTGATGGTTGGCTTATCGCTAACACTCGACTGAAACATGGCTATCAATACACTCCATGCTGAATGAGGTTGACAATGGCGATCGCACCCTAAATCTAGCTTTGACTTAGCTCTGATTGTTATATATCTTTTAGAGATATGCAATAGATTGTATATGAAACGCGAGAATAAAAGCAAGTATGCAGTTATGGGAATCTTGACTTGGGGTCCTATGTCCGGTTACGACATTAAAAAAGAAATTGAAAAAAGCGTTAACTACTTTTGGCACGAAAGTTACGGTCAAATTTACCCCATCCTCAAGCTTCTCGTTGCAGAAGGCTTAGCGACAAAATCTGTAGAAGAACAAGTAGGAAAGCCAGATCGCTACGTTTATGCATTGACTGAAAAAGGTAAAGAAGAACTACGCCAGTGGTTAACTGAACCAGCCGATCGTCCAACAGAACGCATCGAGATCTTGCTAAAGCTGTTCTTTGGGCGAGAAATCTCTACAGCAGATAATATTGCGCACGTCAAGCAATTTCAGGAGTTTCAACAAAAATTGTTGCAAGAATATCGCGCGATCGAGCAAAAGTTGCAGCACCAGCATTGCAACGATCCCGATTACCCTTACTGCATGGCAACGCTGCGATACGGACTCTACACAAGTCAAGCATTGCTAAATTGGTGTGATGAGACACTCGCGATGCTTCACAAAATCGCAGAAAAAGATTTCTAGACCGCTTATTCTGGTGATAGTCCACAACGGTGGACAGGGTTTGTTAAAATGACTCGCCGTTGATAGTGGACAGTGAACAGTGAACAGTTGACAGTGAAGAGAGTGTGGGAAGACTTTGTCAACTATCAACTGTCCACTGTCAAATGATCTCTGACCCCTGCTATACTGTCGAGGCGATGTTAATAGCCACCGCTCAGATTTTGACCGAAGAAGCTTGAGTGATACCGAGTAAAGCCGCGATCGCTGTTAATCTCAACCATGTCCAACGCGAGAAAAATGCGATCGCCTAATCGATAAATTACGGAGGCAGCTAAATAACTTTTTGATATTTTATACATTACGACTATAATGAACCATTACTTGTTTAGCACCTCTCGATGACAGGTGGCAGTGAATACTTTAACCATTGAAGACCCGAATAGATGGAGTTCATATGATTACTGATATTCTTGAGATGGGTGAGCAAACGAAGCTGCGGGGGCAGATAGTTGTACTCGGCTCTGGGATCGCAGGAGCAGAGTTGGCAACACACCTTGCGCGTCATGGTCGAGAGGTGATCCTCGTAGAAAGCGGGCGCGAGCAATTCGATCCATCGATCCAGGCATTGAACGATGTCATCTTTCTTGGTAAACGCCATCGCGAACTCGATCCAGATGCTTACTACCATCGATACCTACCACCAGAGTTACGCGGAGTTAGTCGCGTGCGTCAGTTTGGTGGCACGAGTAACGTCTGGACGGGCAAATGGAAATACCTGCAACCAATCGATTTCGATGGTAGACCCTGGGTTGCCAATAGTGGCTGGCCAATCAGCTTTACCGATCTTTTGGAACACTACCGTTCGGCGGCGAAGGATTACGGTTTTGGCGATCTAGAAGCAGAAGCTGTACGTCCTGAAATTATGGAACTTCGAGCCAAGCTCGCCGCAGGTGGTTTGAAAATGAGCAGTTTCTATTGGGAAAAGACCCCCACGCGCACGGCGATACGCTTTGGTGACGAGATGCGCCGCTCAAAAAATTTGCACGTCGTCCTCGGTGCAACCGCAACTGAGTTAAGACTTGATGATTCTTGCCAGCGTGTAACTGCCGTCGCTTGCCGATCGCTCGAGGGACGAGAACTGATCGTCGAAGGCGATGTCGTCGTCATTGCGACTGGGGCGTTTGAAGCTGCGCGTCTTCTACTAGCCTCAAACCGTCAACTACCTCATGGTATCGGCAATGCAAGCGACCTCGTTGGTCGGTTTTATACAGATCATCCTAAACATCATACTGGAACACTACAGCCTGGTCCTTTAACTCGACAATATGCCCGCGAGCTACAATATGCCCCCAAGCCACGTTTCTGTATATGCTTTGCACTTGACGACGCAACCCAGCAACAGCATAAGCTACTTGAGCATGTTCTGTACTTGAAACCAATTTACGAGAAACCAAAAGATCGCGTGTGGCGCATTTTGCGGTTCCGTCCTACGTGCCGAGACGGTAACGGACGAGTCGCCGCCTACCGAGTCAAGTTTGTCACTGAGCAGGCTCCTCATAAGAGCAGTCGCATTAAGTTAGGAACCGAATACGATGCACTAGGACAACGAAAGCTAGAGGTTGACTGGTGCTTCACTGACCAAGATCGGGATTCAATGGCAAAGACGCTGCAACTCTTAACGCAGCGGTTCGCAGAAGTCGGACTTGGCACCTTTGATTTTGGGAACGACCCGCCGAGTTTAGAGAATATGACCGACGCAGCCCATCAAATGGGGACGACTCGTATGGCTAGCCGAGCTGAAGAAGGTGTCGTCGATACGAATTGTCGCGTATTCGGTACTGAAAACCTTTATATCGCCAGTTCGGCGGTGTTTCCGACTGGTCCGTCGTACTCACCCACGTTCACAATCCTGGCACTCGCGCGCCGTCTTGGCGAGCATCTGCTTCAAACAGCACCAAAGTCAACAGAACTTCATGTTAGCGGGACTTAGACATTTTTAACTGAAAAACAGCCTCAAACCCGTAGCACAAAACGTTTAATTTGAGGTAGCTGGGTTTGGGCAGTTTTATTGTGTTTCACAAAGATCTATCTTGAGACAGATGATTGCACGACTTGCCACGTCCGAGGTTGATAGTACAAACAGCGGCTAATGGTTCGATCTGACTTGACGGTAAATCGAAAAGACTCCACGCCATCAAAATCATACTCTCTTTGACGAATATAAATTTTTGCATGGTATGTGCCAGGAGTTAGACCGCAAAAAGGCATTTGCATCTGAATTTCTGCGCGCCCTGGGACTATTTTTAGCGATGTCCCATCTGTATCGGAGGTGACGTATAAAACTATCTCATGCTCTCCTGAAAAAGCTTTAACAAGAATTTTGACGCTGAGATCTTCAAGGGTTTTATAGGATTTACATTCTATCGATAAATAAGCAGGTTCTCCAGTCATCAACTCAGTCAGAATTTGACCGTTGGCATCTTTGAAAGCAAGCGAAAGGATATCGAGTCCTAAACTCTCTGATTTTGGCTTTTCTGGCAAAATCATTTGTCCTGTGGCAATTTCTGTACCGCTTAAACACAAGTCTTCTTCATACTTGCGAATAACGACTTCGGTATCTCCGCTCATAATCAGTTGACCTCTTGCCAAATAAATCGAGCGATCGCAGATATTCATCACATTATGAGGATTGTGCGATACTAAAACAAATGCCGTTCCTTGTTCGCGCAATTTGGCAAGTCTGCGGTGGCATTTCATCTTAAATTTAATATCTCCTACCGCCAAAACCTCATCAATGAGTAAGATCTCTGGCTCTACATAAACAGCACAAGCAAAACCTAACCGCGCCGCCATGCCAGAACTATAGCTTTGTACAGGTGCGTCAATAGCTTCCCACATTTCGGCAAAATCAACGACCTCATCAAAGCGCTTTTTGATTTCTCGCGTTGAAAGCCCTAAAATGGACATATTAGCGTAAATATTTTCTCTTCCGGTCAAAATTGGGTTAAAACCCGCTCCTAGTGCAATT
This window contains:
- a CDS encoding ABC exporter membrane fusion protein, which codes for MFQSSVSDKPTIKPVFRRVTILAVIGAVTTGGILYGVSRFQIRQSAAPTPTVSVPQVQVITALGRLEPYQEVIQLSAPVSSEGSRVDELLVKRGDKVRQGQVVAILDSRVRLLTALEQAQQQVKVAQTRLAQVKAGAKSGEINAQTAAIARIEVEKQEETKAQQATVARLEAEVSNAQLEYQRYQKLYQEGAISTSERDSKRLTLQTVQQQLNEAQANLNRITRSRQEQVDEAKATLDRIAEVRPVDVAAAQAEVDSAVVAVKQAQANLDLAYVRSPRDGQIMNVHSWAGEIVGNDGIVDIGQTEQMYVVAEVYESDIQKVRLGQMVTITSSAFAGQLQGKVDEIGLEIGKKDVLDTDPTANIDSRVVEVKVRLDPDASRRVAGLTNLQVKTVIEL
- a CDS encoding PadR family transcriptional regulator; this translates as MKRENKSKYAVMGILTWGPMSGYDIKKEIEKSVNYFWHESYGQIYPILKLLVAEGLATKSVEEQVGKPDRYVYALTEKGKEELRQWLTEPADRPTERIEILLKLFFGREISTADNIAHVKQFQEFQQKLLQEYRAIEQKLQHQHCNDPDYPYCMATLRYGLYTSQALLNWCDETLAMLHKIAEKDF
- a CDS encoding GMC oxidoreductase, giving the protein MITDILEMGEQTKLRGQIVVLGSGIAGAELATHLARHGREVILVESGREQFDPSIQALNDVIFLGKRHRELDPDAYYHRYLPPELRGVSRVRQFGGTSNVWTGKWKYLQPIDFDGRPWVANSGWPISFTDLLEHYRSAAKDYGFGDLEAEAVRPEIMELRAKLAAGGLKMSSFYWEKTPTRTAIRFGDEMRRSKNLHVVLGATATELRLDDSCQRVTAVACRSLEGRELIVEGDVVVIATGAFEAARLLLASNRQLPHGIGNASDLVGRFYTDHPKHHTGTLQPGPLTRQYARELQYAPKPRFCICFALDDATQQQHKLLEHVLYLKPIYEKPKDRVWRILRFRPTCRDGNGRVAAYRVKFVTEQAPHKSSRIKLGTEYDALGQRKLEVDWCFTDQDRDSMAKTLQLLTQRFAEVGLGTFDFGNDPPSLENMTDAAHQMGTTRMASRAEEGVVDTNCRVFGTENLYIASSAVFPTGPSYSPTFTILALARRLGEHLLQTAPKSTELHVSGT
- a CDS encoding ABC transporter ATP-binding protein codes for the protein MTVEMSDRELATQNDDSEVVISVNNVSKKFCRDLKASLFYGVQDIASDLVVGKRKSEVLRKKEFWALKDVDFQLRRGQALGLIGANGAGKSTLLRIISGLIKPDTGTVSVNGRVAPLIALGAGFNPILTGRENIYANMSILGLSTREIKKRFDEVVDFAEMWEAIDAPVQSYSSGMAARLGFACAVYVEPEILLIDEVLAVGDIKFKMKCHRRLAKLREQGTAFVLVSHNPHNVMNICDRSIYLARGQLIMSGDTEVVIRKYEEDLCLSGTEIATGQMILPEKPKSESLGLDILSLAFKDANGQILTELMTGEPAYLSIECKSYKTLEDLSVKILVKAFSGEHEIVLYVTSDTDGTSLKIVPGRAEIQMQMPFCGLTPGTYHAKIYIRQREYDFDGVESFRFTVKSDRTISRCLYYQPRTWQVVQSSVSR